A genomic stretch from Natronincola ferrireducens includes:
- the grdD gene encoding glycine/sarcosine/betaine reductase complex component C subunit alpha, producing MSENKAVKQMIGKVFSNIADAIETGEFSKKITIGLTTLGSEHGIDNLVKAAEIAQNRSSSYKVVLIGPKTQTDLTIHEATTEEEMHKTMEKLLDSGEIDGAVTLHYNFPIGVSTVGKVITPGKGKEMFIATTTGTSSPHRVEAMVKNALYGIMAAKASGIKRPTVGILNVDGARQVEKALKELKANGYDINLTESMRSDGGCIMRGNDLLAGTPDIMVQDTLTGNVFMKVFSAFTTGGDYESIGYGYGPGIGEGQERTILILSRASGVPVIANAIAYAADLVKGNLKEVVKEEFQKAKKAKLDDILKSLTKDTKKANQDEEEVTAPPTEVVTGSISGIDIMDLEDAVKILWKKGIYAESGMGCTGPILMVNEGKLNTAMAVLKESGFVAGETPDC from the coding sequence ATGTCAGAAAATAAAGCAGTAAAACAAATGATCGGCAAAGTATTCAGCAACATAGCTGACGCCATCGAAACCGGGGAATTCAGCAAAAAAATAACCATAGGTCTAACTACCCTTGGTAGTGAACATGGGATAGACAACCTGGTAAAAGCAGCAGAAATTGCCCAAAATAGATCCAGTAGCTACAAAGTGGTGTTGATCGGTCCAAAGACTCAAACAGATCTAACCATCCACGAAGCTACTACAGAAGAAGAAATGCATAAAACTATGGAAAAACTATTGGATAGCGGAGAAATAGACGGTGCAGTAACCCTACACTACAATTTTCCAATAGGGGTATCTACGGTAGGAAAGGTCATCACCCCAGGGAAGGGTAAAGAAATGTTTATCGCAACCACAACAGGAACCTCCTCCCCCCATAGAGTAGAAGCCATGGTAAAAAATGCCCTCTATGGGATTATGGCAGCAAAAGCCAGTGGAATTAAAAGACCAACTGTAGGAATCCTGAATGTAGACGGAGCCCGTCAGGTAGAAAAAGCGTTAAAAGAACTAAAAGCCAATGGCTATGACATAAACCTAACAGAGTCCATGAGAAGTGATGGAGGTTGTATCATGAGGGGCAACGACCTTCTAGCAGGTACACCAGACATTATGGTTCAGGATACATTAACAGGTAACGTCTTTATGAAAGTCTTCTCCGCTTTTACGACGGGTGGGGATTATGAATCTATAGGCTACGGTTATGGGCCAGGAATAGGTGAAGGACAAGAAAGAACCATTTTAATTTTATCTAGAGCCTCTGGTGTTCCAGTAATCGCCAACGCTATTGCTTATGCAGCTGATTTAGTAAAAGGAAATTTAAAAGAAGTGGTAAAAGAAGAATTCCAAAAAGCTAAAAAAGCAAAACTAGATGATATTCTAAAATCCTTGACAAAAGATACAAAAAAAGCAAATCAAGATGAAGAAGAAGTAACAGCACCACCAACGGAAGTGGTGACAGGATCTATATCAGGCATAGACATTATGGACCTAGAAGATGCGGTAAAAATATTGTGGAAAAAAGGAATCTATGCAGAAAGTGGTATGGGTTGTACAGGACCAATTCTTATGGTAAATGAAGGTAAATTAAATACAGCAATGGCAGTATTAAAAGAATCTGGCTTTGTAGCTGGTGAAACACCAGATTGTTAA
- a CDS encoding DUF1177 domain-containing protein, whose protein sequence is MILKQVLEIYELIDRADASGEKLKAFFESKGATDITVTKILGKQGSTDFIKVVIAGKHGKLKGGDAPTLGIIGRLGGLGARPEVIGYVSDGDGAVAAMSVALKLVEMQNRGDVLRGDVIVTTHICPDAPTEEHYPVPFMGSPVDMDQMNEIEVLTEMDAILSIDTTKGNEIINHKGFAISPTVKEGYILPVSYDLLQIMKRVTGRLPNVFALSTQDITPYSNKLPHINSILQPAVATSAPVVGVAITTEVAVAGCATGASHVIDIEMAGRYAIEVAKDYSEGKCSFYCPENYQKLIELYGESKYLQTPGRE, encoded by the coding sequence ATGATTTTAAAGCAGGTACTAGAAATTTATGAGTTAATAGACAGAGCCGATGCTTCGGGAGAAAAACTAAAGGCTTTTTTTGAATCTAAGGGAGCGACAGATATTACTGTTACAAAAATATTGGGAAAACAGGGTTCAACAGATTTTATTAAAGTTGTTATTGCAGGAAAGCATGGGAAATTAAAGGGAGGCGATGCACCTACTTTAGGTATTATAGGCCGTTTAGGTGGTCTCGGTGCTAGACCAGAGGTGATCGGATATGTTTCAGATGGAGATGGTGCTGTGGCAGCTATGTCTGTTGCTCTAAAATTAGTAGAAATGCAAAACAGGGGAGATGTATTGAGGGGAGATGTTATCGTAACAACCCATATATGTCCAGATGCACCTACAGAAGAACATTATCCTGTTCCATTCATGGGTTCCCCAGTAGATATGGATCAGATGAATGAAATAGAAGTGTTAACAGAAATGGATGCAATTTTATCTATAGATACAACAAAAGGAAATGAAATTATTAACCATAAGGGCTTTGCAATTTCACCAACTGTTAAAGAAGGATATATACTACCTGTTAGTTATGACTTATTACAGATTATGAAAAGAGTAACAGGAAGATTACCTAATGTATTTGCCTTATCAACTCAAGATATTACACCTTACTCTAATAAATTACCTCATATCAATAGTATCTTACAACCAGCTGTAGCTACATCAGCTCCTGTTGTAGGGGTAGCTATTACAACAGAAGTAGCTGTAGCAGGGTGTGCCACAGGTGCATCTCATGTCATAGATATAGAAATGGCAGGGCGTTATGCTATTGAAGTAGCCAAGGATTACAGTGAAGGAAAATGTAGTTTCTATTGTCCAGAAAATTATCAGAAATTGATTGAACTTTATGGAGAATCTAAATACTTACAAACACCAGGAAGAGAATAG